DNA sequence from the Rattus rattus isolate New Zealand chromosome 2, Rrattus_CSIRO_v1, whole genome shotgun sequence genome:
ACGCTCCAGGACCAGAACCATAATCTAGGCTCAGGAAATAGACTCCGGCGATCTAGGAATGTGGACAGATAGAGCTCCACGACTACCCACGTTGTGTTTGTCCTCTTCCCAAATAGAAGAGATAGCTATTTGCGTTCTTCCTGGTAGCTATTTTACAATGTGAGACTTTTGGAACCAAGAGCTTGGGACTCAGCACCCGGGCCCCAACAACTGTAGAAATACAGGAAGCATTTTTGGTGCACCCATATCAGGTATTTGGAGAGAGAGAGTCCCTGACCCACAACTAAAGATTCTGGAGACAAGGGGGACGACTCTAAAACCACTGACTGATGGGTAGTACCATCATCAGTGTCATGACTAGCGAGAGGTATGGCCCCAGGAGGACTCTTTGAGGAAAGGCATGGGCCAAGTCTAGCTCAAAAGTGAAGCTGACTGTTACTTTTGTGAAAGGGGAGAGAATTGTTGCTGCCTGCAAGGTTTCTTAGGGTTCTATCTTCTCCCCCAAAAGATCAGATGCAGGGAAATGAGGCCCAGGAGCTCCAGTTGTcatccctccccgccccccaccatcccatcccccaaATCCCCAAAGCTGAGGCATGGGCACCAGGGTGAAATCTTAGTTGATTTTGTCACTCCCATCTAGTAGAAAAGTACTAGATGCCCTAGCGTTCTCTTTAACGCGAGCTGCATGGTGGTGTATCGATCAACACGCGATCCTGGGGCAGAGAAGGGAAGAGTCGGCTGTGATccctgtctcaggaagaaaacCTCTCTTGTCCCTGGGCATGGAGCCACCCGGGGCAGAAGGGCTATGATGAGAGGtggagagaaagcaaaaggcaggggAGATTGAAGGGGTCTGACACAAGGCGGTGTGCTTGTGTGGCGGGAAGAAAGGTGGGTGGGCGTGGGGAGGGATGCGGATCAGGTAGGGATGCTCTGGCGAAGGAGAAAGTAATAACCCATCCCAAACTTTCGCAGATCAGACTGCCTTGGAAGGAAGGCAGTGGGAGCAGCCGTGCCCCTCCCGACGCCCACCCGGCGTGAGTAGCTGTAGCGAGGGGGAGGGGGCGCTCATCAGGCTGGACGGTCCCCACGTGGCGCCCACCCTGCTGCCAAAACGTAGCTGCTCGGGGCACAGAGCGCAGGACCACAGAGGCAGACACGCCGAGCTGTTGGAGCCTAGCAGCCAGCTCCTTTGAAGGGACATTCTACGTGCatcaggaaaggagaagggacacTGGACTCAACAGCTTCGCTCAGCCCAGTGGGGTGACGGGGTCCTACCCTTGCACTCAGGAGAGAGTCACCATTGGCTTGGGAACTGAGCGAAGAGAAATCTAGGGATTTGGAGGAATCGGATTCAAAAGAAATGTCAAAAGATATCCAGGGCAGCCACCGGAGTCCGGAAGCTTAATAGCCACCGGGTCACCGTGACCCCGGGAACGACAGTGACTGACAAGCGCAAAGACCAGGCGCTTGCCATCATCCACGGGTCTGCTGGCTGAAGCCGCCTCCACGGCGTGGGACCCGGGTGTAGACGTCTACGGAGACAGCCAGAAAGCGACATGCTGCGTGCAGCCTCAGAACTGCCCCAGCTGGGGAACCTTCTGGGCGGCGCGGCGCGACGGTGACCCGCGCGGGTGGGTGCGAGGGGTGTGCCCGGCCCCGCCTGCGCGCCCCTCCCCGCGGTGGCCGCGCATCCAGGGGCGGCGCGGAGCCGAGCCGTTCGCCCAGCCGCCAGTGCCCGCGAGCGCCGCGCCTGCTCGGGGAATCCACTTCGCTGCTAGACGCTCCTCGTTCACGCTCGCTCCCTCCTCGGCTGCTTCCCATGGCTTTGACTCTGCGGCCGGAGCCTAACCACTAACGGAGAAACTTTTCCTGCCGtttcttctctccacccccttccACGAGAGGATTAAAAGTTGCAAGAACTGGTGCGGTCCGTGTCACTTGGGTACTAGCCGGCGAGTTCCGAGTCTCAGCCATGTGCACCAACATAGTTTACGAGTGGCTGAAAGCGTTACAGCTCCCTCAGTACGCGGAGTCCTTCGTGGATAATGGCTACGATGACCTGGAAGTGTGCAAGCAGATCGGAGACCCGGACCTGGACGCCATCGGGGTGCTGGCTCCCGCGCACCGCCGCCGCATCCTGGAGGCTGTGCACCGGCTGCGGGAACAGGACGCTGCCGCTGCCGGCCTCTACTTCACACTCGAACCGCAGCCCGTGCCACCCGCACCGCTGGTGGACGCGGTGCCCCCAAGCCGCCGGGGGGAGCCATGTGGCGGCTCAGCCCAGGGCACTCGCGGGGACCCCCGTGGCCAGCCAAGCGCTCCCCGCAGCAGGGAGCTGGTGAGCTACCCTAAGCTGAAACTGAAGATCATGATCCGGGATAAGCTGGTCCGCGATGGCATTCACCTGAGCAAACCCCCATACTCGCGCAAGGTAAGGAGGCGCGGCCAAGGCGACCTTGGGGACACGGCGGGAGGGGACCAGGCCTGGCGCTTCTGTGGCGGCTCAACAGTCAGCCTAGGTGACACTTGAGAAACCAGAGTGTTTGGGCTGTCTGGTTCTCCAGTTTCCTGCGTTCCTATGTATCCCTTCCATCCTGGCGTCACTAATAATAACTGCTCATTCAGATTTTGCAAACTCTTAACTGGGTATAAGACACCCTGGCATACATGCTCGACTATCTGGTCCAGGGCAATGGGTGCTTGCTTTTGGTGGCCACCGGGAAATCCAGTGCCTCTAGCAGTGTCTGGCTTGGAAGAACGCCAAAAGGACGGGTCACATCTGTCTTTCAATTTTCagccttcctctttttctttaccttttcccCCCTGAGTTTTGAGAAACTTCCAAGAGGAGTGGGAATTCAGGGCCTGCTGGTCTCAATTCCAAGCTATTGAGAAGTGTATCATTAACacgaacctgtgtgtgtgtgtgtgtgtgtgtgtgtgtgtgtgtgtgtgtgtgtgtgttgggggcggggggaggtggGGATAACGCCTGTGCGTCCCATCAAAACAGTGCAACAATTATTATTGTAGATTGTATCATATGTCTTCCCCGCTACATCCTACAATCTCAGAGGACAGGATGCCTGCATCCTGCCAATCGCAGTAAGCTAGAACCTAAGGAAGGTAT
Encoded proteins:
- the Samd5 gene encoding sterile alpha motif domain-containing protein 5 isoform X2, which gives rise to MCTNIVYEWLKALQLPQYAESFVDNGYDDLEVCKQIGDPDLDAIGVLAPAHRRRILEAVHRLREQDAAAAGLYFTLEPQPVPPAPLVDAVPPSRRGEPCGGSAQGTRGDPRGQPSAPRSRELVSYPKLKLKIMIRDKLVRDGIHLSKPPYSRKVPMAGILEYLMNWPKSSQNR
- the Samd5 gene encoding sterile alpha motif domain-containing protein 5 isoform X1; this translates as MCTNIVYEWLKALQLPQYAESFVDNGYDDLEVCKQIGDPDLDAIGVLAPAHRRRILEAVHRLREQDAAAAGLYFTLEPQPVPPAPLVDAVPPSRRGEPCGGSAQGTRGDPRGQPSAPRSRELVSYPKLKLKIMIRDKLVRDGIHLSKPPYSRKVSGISSSLLWGVLIRPVSVCFVVRSGIT